The Musa acuminata AAA Group cultivar baxijiao chromosome BXJ1-3, Cavendish_Baxijiao_AAA, whole genome shotgun sequence genome window below encodes:
- the LOC135616990 gene encoding peroxidase 18-like, whose protein sequence is MDPKLHQTILLSSFKLIPFIFIAVFLLSTPSASQLSSDFYLFSCPNVERLVRNTVESASALDSTIPGKLLRLLFHDCLIEGCDASVLIQGKGTERSDPANKSLGGFYVVDSAKELLEVLCPGTVSCADILVLAARDAVELTGGPSVEVPLGRRDGLVSSASNVRPNMVDTSFSVDELAQRFTTKGLSMDDLVVLSGAHTVGSSHCDAFSERFKQSSNGTMVPVDTSLEKGYAKQLAETCRAGASATTMVDNDPSTPSLFDNQYYVNLLANRGLLHSDSVLVTDARTRNTVEAFSESQDAFFMSWAESFVKLSIIDVKTGDDGEIRFSCSSVNG, encoded by the exons ATGGACCCTAAACTGCACCAAACCATCCTTCTCTCTAGCTTCAAGCTCATACCATTCATCTTTATTGCAGTGTTTCTCTTGTCAACTCCTTCGGCATCACAACTCTCTTCAGATTTCTACTTGTTCTCATGTCCAAATGTAGAACGGCTTGTAAGGAACACCGTGGAGTCGGCTTCTGCGCTTGACTCCACCATTCCAGGCAAACTCCTTCGCCTCCTCTTCCATGACTGCTTAATTGAG GGATGTGATGCTTCTGTGCTGATACAAGGGAAAGGGACCGAGAGGAGCGATCCCGCAAACAAGTCGCTCGGTGGATTCTACGTGGTAGATTCAGCAAAGGAATTGCTTGAAGTCCTGTGCCCTGGAACTGTGTCTTGTGCTGACATCCTGGTTCTTGCTGCAAGGGATGCTGTGGAACTG ACAGGAGGTCCTTCGGTTGAGGTTCCACTGGGACGAAGAGATGGATTGGTTTCATCAGCATCAAATGTCAGGCCAAACATGGTGGACACGAGCTTCTCTGTCGACGAGTTGGCTCAACGCTTCACCACCAAAGGATTGTCCATGGATGACCTTGTAGTCCTTTCAG GTGCTCATACCGTCGGTTCATCTCACTGCGACGCGTTCAGCGAGCGGTTCAAGCAGAGTTCCAATGGAACCATGGTGCCCGTCGACACTTCTCTGGAGAAAGGGTACGCAAAGCAGCTCGCCGAGACATGCCGGGCCGGTGCAAGCGCCACCACCATGGTCGACAACGATCCTTCGACTCCCTCTTTGTTTGATAACCAGTACTACGTCAATCTGCTGGCCAACAGGGGCCTTCTCCATTCGGACTCGGTCCTGGTCACCGATGCCAGAACAAGGAACACAGTGGAGGCCTTTTCCGAGAGCCAGGATGCCTTCTTCATGAGCTGGGCGGAGTCATTCGTGAAGCTCTCCATCATCGACGTCAAGACGGGCGACGATGGGGAGATTAGATTTTCTTGCTCCAGTGTGAATGGCTAG